A genomic segment from Peribacillus sp. ACCC06369 encodes:
- a CDS encoding CoA transferase subunit A produces the protein MSKLLTSFESAIQQIEDGATIIVGGFGLSGIPENLIFALRDKGVKDLTIVSNNCGVDDWGLGLLLENRQIKKMIASYVGENKLFEQQFLSGELEVELVPQGTLAERLRAGGAGIPAFYTATGVGTEVAKGKEHKEFDGRTYIMEKGIVGDFSFVKAWKADHFGNLVYRKTARNFNPVVATAGKVTIVEVEELVNTGELDPDEIHTSGVYVQKVLVGNRYEKRIEKLTTANA, from the coding sequence ATGAGTAAATTATTAACATCTTTTGAAAGCGCTATTCAACAAATCGAGGATGGAGCAACCATTATCGTTGGCGGGTTCGGATTAAGCGGAATTCCAGAAAATCTGATTTTTGCTTTGCGTGATAAAGGTGTAAAGGATTTGACCATTGTCAGCAACAATTGTGGAGTCGATGATTGGGGTCTAGGTCTTTTGCTGGAAAATAGACAAATCAAAAAAATGATCGCTTCTTATGTAGGGGAAAATAAATTATTTGAGCAGCAATTTTTAAGTGGAGAGCTGGAGGTCGAGCTAGTTCCCCAAGGAACGCTTGCTGAGCGTCTAAGAGCGGGTGGAGCAGGAATCCCTGCCTTCTATACAGCTACTGGAGTAGGAACGGAAGTCGCCAAAGGTAAAGAACATAAAGAGTTTGATGGTCGCACATACATTATGGAAAAAGGAATAGTCGGAGATTTTTCCTTTGTGAAAGCTTGGAAAGCAGATCATTTCGGTAATCTCGTCTATCGGAAAACGGCAAGAAACTTTAACCCTGTCGTTGCCACCGCGGGGAAAGTCACGATTGTTGAAGTGGAGGAGCTTGTGAACACAGGAGAGCTCGATCCAGATGAAATTCATACTTCAGGGGTTTATGTACAAAAAGTACTTGTAGGAAACCGTTATGAAAAACGAATTGAAAAACTTACAACTGCTAACGCATAA
- a CDS encoding 3-hydroxybutyrate dehydrogenase, producing MVKDKVAIITGSARGIGFEIGKIFAENGAKVVLSDLDLNTVEKAALDLRNKGLDVIGLKADVTSEEDIIQLIKQAKDKYGRIDIFINNAGLQHVAPIEEFPTEKFELMIKIMLTAPFIAIKNVLPIMKEQGFGRIINISSINGLIGFANKAAYNSAKHGVIGLTKVAALESASSGITVNALCPGYVDTPLVRGQLEDLAKTRQVPLESVLEEVIYPLVPQNRLLDVSEIADYAIFLASDKARGITGQAVVLDGGYTAQ from the coding sequence ATGGTTAAAGATAAAGTGGCGATAATTACCGGATCTGCCAGAGGAATTGGCTTTGAGATTGGAAAAATATTTGCTGAAAATGGCGCAAAGGTCGTTTTGTCCGACCTTGATCTAAACACTGTTGAAAAAGCTGCATTGGACCTAAGGAACAAAGGCTTGGATGTTATCGGCTTAAAAGCAGACGTAACAAGTGAAGAAGATATTATCCAACTAATCAAACAAGCTAAAGACAAATATGGACGAATTGATATTTTCATTAATAACGCCGGCCTTCAACATGTTGCACCAATCGAAGAGTTTCCAACTGAAAAATTCGAACTGATGATCAAAATCATGCTGACCGCTCCATTCATCGCGATCAAGAACGTTTTGCCCATCATGAAAGAACAAGGCTTCGGCAGAATCATCAACATCTCTTCCATTAACGGGCTAATTGGATTCGCCAACAAAGCAGCTTACAATAGTGCAAAACACGGTGTAATCGGATTAACGAAAGTAGCCGCCTTAGAAAGCGCCTCTTCAGGCATAACCGTAAATGCCCTTTGCCCAGGATACGTGGACACACCTCTCGTCCGCGGTCAACTGGAGGACTTAGCAAAAACAAGGCAAGTACCGCTGGAAAGCGTTTTGGAAGAAGTCATCTATCCGCTCGTCCCACAAAACCGCTTGCTCGACGTAAGCGAAATTGCCGACTACGCCATTTTCCTTGCAAGCGACAAAGCACGAGGCATCACCGGCCAGGCAGTTGTGTTAGATGGCGGGTATACAGCTCAATAA
- a CDS encoding GntP family permease yields the protein MVIQILAIAVALGLLIFLAYRGYPVIIIAPIVTLLAVILSGGHLLPSYTETYMTFAANYVKAFFPIFLLGAVFGKVMEMSGAAASIAKTIVKSLGSKQAILAVVLACSALTYGGVSLFVVAFAVYPFAAAIFKEADIPKRLLPGTIALGAFTYTMDALPGTPQIQNIIPTNYFGTDTYAAPLIGIIGAIMVFTGGMIWLERRRKQAVANGEGYGEGHINEPESAEEQNLPNFWLSIVPLVLVVAFNFAFSRSAISVKHWYDASVLKESFNIADVSTVTSSWSLIVALTIGIIAAMLLNVGRIKLKLASGLTAAAMGSLLAIFNTASEVGFGNVVKTLPGFSVIQNWVFNASGNPLVSEAIAVNVLAGITGSASGGLSIALEVMGGHYLQVAQSVGISPEMLHRIASMASGGMDTLPHNGAVITLLAITGLTHRQSYKDIFAITILKTVTVFILAFATSLFI from the coding sequence TTGGTGATTCAAATCTTAGCCATTGCTGTGGCTTTAGGACTTTTAATCTTTTTAGCCTATCGGGGCTATCCGGTCATTATCATAGCGCCGATTGTTACGTTATTGGCAGTCATTTTATCTGGCGGGCATTTGCTGCCGAGTTATACAGAAACTTATATGACGTTTGCTGCTAACTATGTAAAAGCATTTTTCCCGATATTTTTATTAGGGGCCGTATTTGGAAAAGTCATGGAGATGAGCGGTGCAGCAGCATCCATTGCCAAGACCATCGTAAAATCACTAGGTTCAAAGCAGGCTATTCTTGCTGTAGTGCTGGCTTGTTCGGCGCTGACATATGGCGGGGTTTCGCTGTTTGTAGTGGCATTTGCCGTTTATCCATTTGCAGCTGCAATTTTTAAAGAAGCAGACATTCCTAAGCGATTATTGCCAGGAACGATTGCATTAGGCGCATTCACTTATACGATGGATGCCCTTCCTGGAACACCACAGATTCAAAATATCATTCCAACGAACTATTTCGGAACAGATACTTATGCAGCTCCATTAATCGGGATTATTGGCGCGATCATGGTATTCACTGGCGGAATGATCTGGTTAGAACGTCGTCGTAAACAAGCGGTGGCAAATGGTGAAGGCTACGGGGAAGGACATATTAATGAACCGGAAAGTGCCGAAGAGCAAAACCTGCCTAACTTTTGGCTGTCCATCGTACCGCTCGTCCTTGTCGTAGCGTTTAATTTTGCTTTCAGTCGCAGTGCCATTTCGGTTAAGCACTGGTATGATGCATCGGTGTTGAAGGAATCCTTCAATATTGCCGATGTAAGCACAGTCACTTCATCCTGGTCTTTGATTGTTGCACTGACAATCGGTATTATTGCAGCGATGCTTCTGAATGTTGGGCGTATAAAGCTCAAATTGGCAAGTGGATTAACAGCTGCTGCAATGGGATCTTTGCTTGCGATATTCAATACTGCGTCTGAAGTTGGTTTTGGTAATGTTGTGAAAACGCTTCCTGGATTCTCGGTGATTCAAAACTGGGTGTTCAATGCAAGCGGTAATCCACTCGTATCGGAGGCTATTGCCGTCAATGTACTGGCAGGGATTACAGGGTCTGCATCTGGTGGACTTTCGATTGCGTTAGAAGTAATGGGCGGTCACTATTTACAGGTGGCTCAAAGTGTTGGAATCAGCCCGGAAATGCTACATCGAATTGCATCCATGGCATCTGGCGGAATGGATACGCTTCCACATAACGGTGCCGTTATTACTTTACTTGCTATTACAGGACTGACACATCGTCAATCCTACAAGGATATCTTTGCGATCACGATTTTGAAAACAGTGACTGTGTTCATCCTTGCTTTTGCAACTTCCCTATTTATTTAA
- a CDS encoding histidine phosphatase family protein, whose translation MQILLIRHGESEDDFLEENYEGSTDLPLTIKGVEQVEKMCRRVSEEFPPEFIWSSTLIRASKTAETLSNTIKCPVTFLDELREMQDRESESDFRLRAQNVLSHLRENSANYKRIAVVSHGGMITKIIESFLQLPHEIDDVWFNSNNTGIHLLEYTEHPDKLIRFLNSTTHLN comes from the coding sequence TTGCAGATACTATTAATTCGACATGGTGAGTCAGAAGACGATTTTTTAGAAGAAAATTATGAAGGATCTACAGATTTACCGCTAACTATTAAGGGCGTGGAACAAGTGGAAAAAATGTGTCGTCGTGTTTCAGAAGAGTTTCCACCGGAATTCATATGGTCAAGTACCTTGATTCGTGCCAGTAAAACTGCCGAAACTTTATCCAATACTATCAAATGTCCAGTAACATTCTTGGATGAGTTACGAGAGATGCAAGATAGGGAGAGTGAATCTGATTTTAGATTACGAGCTCAAAATGTACTTTCCCATCTTAGAGAAAACAGTGCAAACTATAAAAGGATTGCGGTTGTGTCCCACGGGGGTATGATTACAAAAATAATTGAAAGTTTTCTTCAATTGCCACACGAAATTGATGATGTGTGGTTCAATTCCAATAATACTGGCATTCATCTTCTTGAGTATACCGAACATCCAGATAAACTTATTAGATTTTTAAACAGTACCACGCATTTGAATTAA
- a CDS encoding iron-hydroxamate ABC transporter substrate-binding protein, translating to MKKLFIPFLLLFVLILSACGNNETANEDNAAKTKEETFTYQSETGPIEIPKNPKRIIALSNGPNVLALEGNIVGIDQWTNMNPLFQEKLKGVEVVSEDSLEKIIELEPDLIIVGSEMKNIGKLNEIAPTVVFTWGKLDYLSQQIEIGKLLNKEKEAKEWVNDFKTRAESAGEAIRAKIGEDATVSVIENDAKEFYVFGNNYARGTEILYQAMDLKMPAKVKEKALKSGIYVLSSEVLPEYSGDYMIFSKNPDVVNSFLETDSWKNIPAVKNDRVFEINSKASTYSDPITLEYLLEFFEKSFLNN from the coding sequence ATGAAAAAACTATTCATACCATTCCTACTCTTGTTCGTACTTATTCTTAGTGCTTGTGGGAACAACGAGACAGCGAACGAAGATAATGCAGCCAAGACTAAAGAAGAAACATTTACCTATCAATCAGAAACTGGCCCTATTGAGATTCCTAAAAACCCAAAAAGAATAATTGCTCTCTCTAATGGACCTAATGTTTTGGCTTTAGAAGGTAATATCGTTGGGATAGATCAATGGACTAATATGAATCCCCTTTTTCAAGAAAAACTTAAGGGAGTGGAAGTCGTTTCAGAAGATAGCCTGGAGAAAATCATCGAACTGGAACCGGACCTAATCATAGTAGGATCCGAGATGAAAAATATTGGCAAACTAAATGAAATTGCTCCTACTGTAGTATTCACTTGGGGGAAATTGGATTATTTATCACAGCAGATAGAAATCGGAAAACTCTTAAACAAAGAAAAGGAAGCAAAAGAATGGGTTAATGATTTCAAAACGCGTGCAGAATCCGCAGGAGAAGCGATACGTGCAAAAATTGGCGAAGATGCAACCGTTTCTGTAATTGAAAATGATGCCAAGGAGTTTTATGTATTTGGAAATAATTATGCACGCGGGACAGAAATATTGTATCAAGCAATGGATTTGAAAATGCCTGCGAAAGTAAAAGAAAAGGCACTTAAATCAGGCATTTATGTCCTCTCATCGGAAGTGCTTCCTGAGTATTCTGGAGATTATATGATCTTTAGTAAAAACCCGGATGTTGTTAATTCATTTTTGGAGACTGATTCATGGAAAAATATACCTGCGGTTAAGAACGATCGTGTATTTGAAATAAATAGTAAAGCATCAACTTACAGTGATCCAATCACACTAGAGTATCTTCTGGAATTCTTCGAAAAATCATTTCTTAACAATTAA
- a CDS encoding DUF4083 domain-containing protein translates to MNFNAGDIVFQLIMFILLFGIIFAVYFFVRSLLTRTNKSNSVKQKLDRVIELLEKDKRD, encoded by the coding sequence TTGAATTTTAATGCCGGTGATATAGTATTTCAACTTATTATGTTTATTTTGTTGTTTGGTATCATTTTTGCTGTTTACTTTTTCGTTCGTTCCCTTCTTACAAGGACAAACAAATCCAATAGCGTAAAACAAAAACTTGATAGAGTAATTGAGCTACTTGAAAAGGATAAAAGGGATTAA
- a CDS encoding alpha/beta hydrolase — MSEQILKINKVDICTESFGNPKDPAVLLIMGAMSSLDWWDEDFCLRLAGQGRFVIRYDHRDLGRSAVYEPGTSNYTITDMADDAVGVLDAYSIKQAHIVGMSLGGMIGQILALKYPKRVFTLTLIASSVFGTVMEKLPPMDQTILDHHAKSASIDWSNREAAIPYLADGWKTLAGSKPYEQERMYKLAEREFDRAKQLPSRFNHAMLQGGDVYYDRIGEISVPVLIIHGTEDPALPYEHGLALTKAIPHAELVTLDGSGHEIHSEDWDKIIDSVIKLSSW, encoded by the coding sequence ATGAGTGAACAGATACTGAAAATAAATAAAGTCGATATATGTACGGAAAGTTTTGGAAACCCTAAGGACCCTGCTGTGCTTTTAATCATGGGAGCCATGTCTTCATTAGACTGGTGGGATGAGGATTTCTGTCTCCGACTCGCTGGTCAGGGGAGGTTTGTCATTCGGTACGATCATCGGGATCTGGGACGATCGGCCGTTTATGAACCCGGTACTTCCAACTATACAATAACGGACATGGCTGACGATGCCGTGGGTGTCCTGGACGCTTATTCCATAAAGCAAGCTCATATCGTCGGAATGTCCCTAGGCGGTATGATCGGCCAGATTCTTGCCTTAAAATATCCGAAACGCGTATTTACCCTTACGCTAATTGCATCAAGTGTGTTCGGGACTGTGATGGAAAAACTGCCTCCAATGGACCAGACTATATTGGATCACCATGCGAAGAGTGCTTCCATCGATTGGTCAAATCGGGAGGCGGCCATCCCTTACCTTGCGGACGGATGGAAAACATTAGCCGGTTCCAAACCTTATGAGCAGGAAAGAATGTATAAACTGGCGGAAAGAGAGTTTGATCGCGCCAAACAGCTACCGAGCAGATTTAATCATGCCATGCTGCAAGGCGGGGACGTGTATTACGATAGAATTGGTGAGATCAGTGTGCCTGTCCTCATTATCCATGGCACAGAAGATCCAGCCCTGCCATACGAGCACGGGCTTGCACTTACGAAAGCCATCCCTCATGCAGAATTAGTGACTCTTGATGGATCAGGGCATGAGATTCATAGTGAAGATTGGGACAAAATTATAGATTCAGTTATAAAGCTTAGTTCGTGGTAA
- a CDS encoding DUF1572 domain-containing protein, with translation MNIGNEYLKIVIERFKSVKDLGDKTINQLSEEEIYWTYNDVSNSIAIIVKHLSGNMVSRWTDFLTTDGEKEYRNRDEEFSDDISSKSELTIVWEKGWQTLIDTLTGLSEQDLLKKIYIRGEGHLVLEAIERQMAHYSYHVGQIVYIGKQVKNNKWESLSIPKGKSEEYLKQMLDKHRE, from the coding sequence ATGAATATAGGAAACGAATATTTAAAAATTGTAATTGAAAGATTTAAAAGTGTAAAAGATCTTGGAGATAAAACGATAAACCAATTATCTGAAGAGGAGATCTATTGGACTTATAATGACGTGTCAAATAGTATCGCAATAATAGTAAAGCATCTGAGTGGAAATATGGTTTCAAGGTGGACTGACTTTTTAACAACAGACGGAGAGAAGGAATATAGAAATCGTGACGAAGAATTTTCAGATGATATATCTTCAAAATCAGAGCTCACAATTGTTTGGGAAAAGGGTTGGCAAACCCTGATTGATACATTAACTGGTTTAAGTGAGCAAGATTTATTAAAAAAAATATATATTCGTGGAGAAGGTCATTTGGTATTAGAGGCTATTGAGAGGCAAATGGCACATTATTCTTATCATGTTGGGCAAATTGTTTATATTGGTAAACAAGTAAAAAACAATAAATGGGAAAGCCTCAGTATACCAAAGGGGAAATCTGAAGAATATTTAAAACAAATGCTTGATAAACACCGAGAGTAG
- a CDS encoding acetyl-CoA C-acetyltransferase, which produces MREVVIVGAARTPVGAFGGSLANVSAVDLGVVAAKEAIKRANISADMIDEVLIGNILSAGLGQNVARQVAIHAGIPETTPAMAVNKLCGSGLRTVIMGAQFIALGDADVILAGGIESMSNAPYLLPNYRFGQKMGNAEAVDSMTYDALTDVFNQYHMGVTAENIAEQWDISREKQDEFALDSQLKAEKAQLEGRFADEIVPVEYKRRGKTILVDQDEHPRHGLTIDQLTKLRPAFKENGTVTAGNASGINDGGAMLVLMSKEKADELGLETLATIKSYGNAALDPKIMGYGPVPATRKALAKAGLSIDDIDLMEVNEAFAAQSLAVLKDLELNPEKVNVNGGAIALGHPVGASGARILVTLLYEMKRRDAKTGLATLCIGGGQGTALIVER; this is translated from the coding sequence ATGAGAGAAGTAGTGATAGTAGGGGCAGCAAGAACACCAGTGGGTGCGTTTGGAGGCAGTCTTGCCAATGTTTCAGCGGTTGACTTGGGAGTTGTGGCAGCAAAGGAAGCGATTAAGCGGGCAAATATCTCGGCTGATATGATTGATGAGGTATTGATCGGGAATATTCTATCTGCTGGATTAGGGCAAAATGTGGCACGTCAGGTTGCGATTCATGCAGGGATTCCGGAAACAACGCCGGCTATGGCCGTTAATAAACTTTGCGGGTCTGGCCTCCGTACGGTAATAATGGGAGCGCAATTCATTGCCCTTGGTGATGCCGATGTGATTCTTGCTGGGGGGATTGAAAGCATGAGCAATGCCCCGTATTTACTTCCAAATTATCGTTTTGGACAGAAAATGGGTAATGCCGAAGCAGTGGATTCAATGACCTATGATGCCTTAACGGATGTTTTCAATCAGTATCATATGGGCGTGACTGCGGAGAATATTGCGGAGCAGTGGGACATCAGCCGGGAAAAGCAGGATGAATTTGCTTTAGATAGCCAATTGAAGGCTGAAAAGGCGCAGCTAGAAGGACGATTTGCAGATGAAATCGTACCTGTTGAATATAAACGCAGAGGAAAGACAATCTTGGTAGACCAAGATGAGCACCCACGTCATGGGCTGACGATAGACCAGCTAACGAAGCTGCGTCCTGCTTTTAAGGAAAATGGAACGGTTACGGCTGGAAATGCATCCGGGATCAATGATGGTGGGGCGATGTTGGTCCTGATGTCCAAAGAAAAAGCGGACGAGCTGGGACTGGAAACGCTAGCGACAATTAAGTCATATGGAAACGCCGCGCTTGATCCGAAAATCATGGGATACGGCCCAGTGCCTGCGACAAGAAAAGCTTTGGCAAAAGCGGGATTATCAATAGATGATATTGATTTGATGGAAGTGAATGAAGCCTTTGCGGCCCAGTCACTTGCCGTGCTGAAGGATCTTGAATTGAATCCGGAAAAAGTGAATGTAAATGGCGGGGCAATTGCTTTGGGCCACCCGGTAGGTGCATCTGGTGCCCGCATCTTAGTGACATTGTTGTATGAAATGAAGCGTAGGGATGCAAAAACCGGCCTTGCCACCCTATGTATCGGAGGTGGACAGGGAACTGCGCTGATTGTGGAACGTTGA
- a CDS encoding 3-hydroxyacyl-CoA dehydrogenase family protein: protein MIKKIAIIGSGVMGSGITQSFAVGGYSVTINDIKEEYLSYAQNRISENLALLIEEGVLTDREKQGALANITYSVDLEEAIRDADFIIEAIPEVIGLKLDLYQQLEKIIKPDAIVASNTSTFPISQLMEKASFADRMVITHFFNPGHLVPLVEVVQHNGTKPEVVKTTLDLMRKIGKSPILLKKEIAGFIANRLQTALMREAFYLLKEGVANAEDIDTAITAGPGFRWAFTGPIEIADFGGLDTWQRVFDNVSPVLDQSKEAPVLIRDLVEKGKLGAKSGEGIFTYEESTVSQKINERDRNFIKLGKLKMEKEEVL, encoded by the coding sequence ATGATTAAAAAAATAGCCATTATCGGTTCAGGTGTAATGGGGAGTGGAATCACTCAATCATTTGCAGTTGGCGGGTATTCCGTCACCATCAACGATATAAAGGAAGAGTATCTATCATATGCCCAAAATCGAATCTCTGAGAATCTAGCATTGCTCATTGAGGAAGGGGTCTTGACTGATCGGGAAAAGCAAGGTGCCTTAGCTAATATTACATATAGTGTAGATTTGGAAGAGGCTATAAGGGATGCTGATTTTATCATTGAGGCCATTCCGGAAGTCATCGGGTTGAAGTTGGATCTTTATCAGCAATTGGAGAAGATAATCAAACCGGATGCAATTGTAGCTTCAAATACATCGACCTTTCCGATTTCCCAATTGATGGAGAAGGCCTCGTTTGCGGACCGAATGGTTATCACGCATTTCTTTAATCCTGGCCATTTGGTTCCTTTGGTTGAAGTTGTTCAGCATAACGGCACAAAGCCGGAAGTCGTCAAGACAACACTTGATTTGATGCGTAAAATCGGTAAGTCTCCGATTCTCTTGAAAAAAGAAATAGCAGGATTCATTGCTAACCGTTTGCAGACTGCCTTGATGCGGGAAGCCTTTTATCTATTAAAAGAGGGCGTTGCCAATGCTGAGGATATTGATACAGCGATAACGGCAGGACCAGGTTTTCGATGGGCATTTACAGGGCCAATCGAGATTGCTGATTTTGGCGGACTGGATACATGGCAGCGTGTTTTTGATAATGTTTCACCAGTGTTGGATCAGAGTAAGGAAGCCCCTGTTTTGATTCGTGATTTGGTCGAAAAGGGGAAGCTTGGGGCGAAGTCGGGTGAAGGGATTTTCACGTATGAGGAATCTACCGTTTCTCAGAAAATCAATGAGAGGGACCGTAATTTTATTAAACTAGGTAAATTAAAAATGGAGAAGGAGGAAGTACTATGA
- a CDS encoding sigma 54-interacting transcriptional regulator, producing the protein MASDNKTVQLELVKAILEELPFGVLVTKNEKEIVLCNSVLSEAFAENQFDLRVNLIIEKNLIPDVNTPIRLKGNNGIVRKAIVQMVDEEYQIYLLLFTNNKSDFLNIDNHEEILFKDIIEFAYDGLVMVDTEGYVQMLSHAYADFLGVDQESSIGRHVTEVIENTRMHVVAKTGKQEVAELQKIKDNYIIATRSPIRKQGKLMGAVGKILFKNVGQFTALSKRINSLEVELKKYKGDFRERNKASYTFDHLMGRSPEFMEVKGQAKIAAKSDSNVLILGESGTGKELFAHSIHNASRRAMGVFVKVNCAAIPAELLESELFGYEEGSFTGAKKGGKAGKFEAAEGGTIFLDEIGELPLHMQVKLLRVLQEKEIERVGSTGSIPIDVRVIAATNRNLEEMVSKGEFRLDMYYRLKVMQIHVPSLRERPEDIEILVNHFVEKYQNLMKKRVQGMSDQALRLLRLYKWPGNIRELENIIERALNIVDEEEMIRSKHLPKEITGHKESVSIRTLAEVMDETERGAIVSCLEMTSGNKSETAKRLGVSRTTLYEKMNKYGL; encoded by the coding sequence ATGGCCAGCGATAATAAAACTGTTCAATTGGAATTGGTGAAAGCGATATTGGAAGAATTACCTTTTGGGGTTTTGGTAACGAAAAACGAAAAAGAAATCGTTTTATGCAATAGCGTATTATCTGAGGCTTTTGCCGAGAATCAATTTGACCTGCGAGTAAATTTAATTATCGAAAAAAACCTTATACCAGACGTAAATACTCCTATTCGTTTGAAAGGTAATAATGGGATTGTCAGAAAAGCAATCGTTCAAATGGTTGATGAGGAATATCAGATTTATCTCCTATTGTTTACAAATAATAAAAGTGATTTCCTTAATATCGATAATCATGAAGAAATTCTGTTTAAGGATATCATCGAATTTGCCTATGATGGCTTGGTGATGGTCGATACGGAAGGGTATGTCCAAATGCTGAGCCACGCTTATGCGGATTTTCTTGGAGTCGATCAGGAAAGCTCTATTGGGAGACATGTAACGGAGGTCATTGAAAATACCCGTATGCATGTGGTCGCCAAAACTGGAAAGCAAGAGGTCGCTGAATTACAGAAGATTAAAGATAATTATATAATTGCGACCCGCTCCCCGATACGGAAACAAGGTAAATTAATGGGAGCGGTCGGGAAGATTCTTTTTAAGAATGTCGGGCAGTTCACCGCTCTTTCCAAGCGGATAAACTCACTTGAAGTAGAGCTGAAAAAGTACAAAGGCGATTTTCGCGAGAGAAATAAGGCCTCCTATACGTTTGATCATTTGATGGGAAGAAGTCCAGAATTCATGGAAGTAAAAGGTCAAGCGAAAATTGCTGCTAAAAGCGACTCAAATGTGTTGATATTGGGTGAAAGCGGAACTGGTAAGGAACTGTTTGCGCATTCAATTCATAATGCCAGCAGACGGGCCATGGGTGTATTTGTCAAAGTGAACTGTGCAGCCATCCCAGCAGAGCTGCTGGAGTCAGAGCTTTTTGGCTATGAAGAGGGTTCTTTCACTGGTGCAAAAAAAGGCGGAAAAGCAGGTAAGTTCGAAGCGGCTGAAGGCGGGACGATTTTTCTGGATGAAATCGGTGAGCTGCCACTGCATATGCAAGTGAAATTGCTCCGTGTTTTACAAGAAAAAGAAATTGAACGGGTCGGCTCGACGGGAAGCATTCCCATTGATGTACGGGTAATTGCTGCAACGAATCGTAATTTGGAGGAAATGGTCTCGAAAGGGGAATTCCGACTTGATATGTATTACCGGTTAAAGGTCATGCAAATCCACGTACCTTCCTTAAGGGAGCGACCGGAAGACATTGAAATACTGGTAAATCATTTTGTTGAAAAGTACCAGAACCTCATGAAAAAACGCGTACAGGGCATGAGTGATCAAGCATTACGGCTCCTTCGCCTTTATAAATGGCCGGGTAATATTCGTGAGTTGGAAAATATCATTGAACGTGCATTGAATATCGTCGATGAAGAGGAAATGATACGTTCCAAGCATCTTCCTAAAGAAATAACGGGACATAAAGAATCAGTCTCAATCCGCACTTTAGCTGAAGTAATGGATGAAACTGAACGGGGTGCAATAGTTTCATGTTTGGAAATGACTTCTGGTAATAAATCAGAAACGGCAAAGAGACTCGGAGTGAGCCGAACAACACTGTATGAAAAAATGAATAAATATGGTTTATGA
- a CDS encoding 3-oxoacid CoA-transferase subunit B, which yields MRMTRQQILERAVKEIQDGMCVNLGIGMPTLIANMIPNDFNVMLQSENGLLGIGPYPEKDAVDPDLINAGKETVTAKAGASFFDSAESFAMIRGGHIDLAILGGMEVSENGDLANWMIPGKMVKGMGGAMDLVQGAKRIVVIMDHVNKHGESKVKKSCTLPLTGEKVVHCLITELAVFHFTEAGMELIELQNGITLDEVKSKTEADFTISPSIEIKA from the coding sequence ATTCGAATGACTAGACAACAAATTTTAGAACGGGCCGTTAAAGAAATCCAAGATGGTATGTGTGTAAATTTAGGAATCGGAATGCCGACCTTGATTGCTAACATGATTCCAAATGACTTTAATGTTATGCTTCAATCGGAAAATGGCTTACTGGGAATCGGACCATATCCAGAAAAAGATGCAGTCGATCCGGATTTGATTAATGCAGGAAAAGAAACAGTAACGGCAAAAGCCGGTGCATCATTTTTTGATAGTGCTGAATCGTTCGCAATGATTCGCGGCGGCCACATCGATCTAGCCATTTTAGGCGGGATGGAAGTTTCCGAAAATGGGGACTTGGCAAACTGGATGATTCCAGGGAAGATGGTAAAAGGAATGGGAGGTGCGATGGACCTCGTCCAAGGAGCAAAACGGATCGTTGTCATCATGGACCATGTGAACAAACATGGGGAATCCAAAGTGAAAAAGAGTTGTACACTGCCATTGACGGGAGAAAAGGTCGTCCATTGCCTGATTACAGAATTGGCCGTATTTCATTTTACAGAAGCGGGTATGGAATTGATTGAATTGCAAAATGGCATAACACTTGATGAAGTGAAAAGTAAAACAGAGGCTGACTTTACAATAAGCCCCTCTATTGAAATTAAGGCATAG